In Triticum aestivum cultivar Chinese Spring chromosome 5B, IWGSC CS RefSeq v2.1, whole genome shotgun sequence, the following proteins share a genomic window:
- the LOC123112761 gene encoding flap endonuclease GEN-like 1, with translation MGVGGSFWDLLKPYARQEGPGYLRGRRVAVDLSFWIVSHSTAIRARSPHARRPHIRNTFFRTLSLFAKMGAFPVFVVDGEPSPLKSQARAARFFRGSGVDPPASSSAEAEGDASAPAPVKARNAIFTRCVKDCVELLKNLGMPVLWAKGEAEALCAQLNNEGEVDACITSDSDAFLFGAKTVIKVMRSNCKEPFECYNIADIESGIGLKRKQMVAMALLIGSDHDLHGVPGFGVETALRFVRLFDEDQILDKLHEIGKGIYPFLEGFDKAHVDDLPSPSTKSPPVARSPHCSHCGHPGSKKNHSKTGCNYCLVDSLEFCMEKPAGFICECPSCEKACDLKAQRRHENWQIKVCKRLAAETNFPNEEIIKLYLCDDNLDKESGDRKLEWTDPKVDDLVDLLTYMQNWEPSYVRQHMLPMLSTIYMRKMASSPCKSLLLCDQYEFHSIQRIKIKHGHPYYLVKWKRTTGGIVSGGASHKKPELDGESHAEVVVLDDDEEEEEEEEATVNIESADSLDEPDLPQVLRDDDQVFLLTDEDIQLVNAAFPNEARQFQEAQRLKEAKSRSRKSKLSQAESMLETPKGPRPSGVQLSIKEFYRSKKAAGDEAGKKPVIEGETSTSRAGSRKSPPVDLTKRMPKSLRRRLLFD, from the exons ATGGGCGTGGGGGGCAGCTTCTGGGACCTCCTGAAGCCGTACGCGCGGCAGGAGGGGCCGGGGTACCTCCGCGGCCGCCGCGTCGCCGTCGACCTCTCCTTCTGGATCGTCTCCCACAGCACCGCCATCCGGGCGCGCTCGCCCCACGCGCGCCGCCCCCACATCCGCAACACCTTCTTCCGGACGCTCTCCCTCTTCGCCAAG ATGGGTGCTTTCCCGGTGTTCGTGGTGGACGGCGAGCCGTCGCCGCTCAAGTCGCAGGCCAGGGCCGCGCGCTTCTTCCGAGGCTCTGGGGTGGACCCGCCTGCGTCGTCCAGCGCGGAGGCGGAAGGGGACGCCAGTGCCCCGGCGCCGGTGAAGGCCAGAAATGCTATCTTCACGCGATGCGTCAAGGACTGTGTG GAATTGCTTAAAAATCTTGGAATGCCAGTATTGTGGGCAAAGGGTGAAGCTGAAGCCCTTTGCGCTCAGTTGAACAATGAGGGTGAAGTGGATGCCTGCATTACTTCAGACAGTGATGCTTTTCTCTTTGGAGCTAAGACTGTCATAAAAGTGATGCGGTCGAATTGTAAG GAACCTTTTGAGTGCTACAACATAGCAGATATTGAGTCTGGGATTGGATTGAAGAGGAAACAAATGGTAGCCATGGCACTTCTTATCGGCAGTGACCATGATTTGCATGGCGTGCCTGGTTTTGGTGTTGAGACCGCACTTCGGTTTGTGCGGTTATTTGATGAAGATCAGATTTTAGATAA ATTACATGAAATTGGTAAAGGAATCTATCCATTCCTAGAAGGATTTGACAAGGCCCATGTTGATGATCTACCATCACCATCCACAAAGAGCCCACCAGTTGCGAGATCGCCTCACTGCTCACACTGTGGTCACCCCGGTAGCAAGAAAAATCACAGCAAGACTGGATGCAATTATTGCTTGGTGGATTCATTAGAGTTCTGCATGGAAAAACCAGCTGGTTTCATATGTGAATGTCCTAGCTGTGAAAAG GCGTGTGATCTGAAAGCACAGAGAAGACATGAGAATTGGCAAATCAAGGTGTGCAAAAGATTAGCTGCTGAGACAAATTTCCCAAATGAGGAGATAATTAAATTGTATCTATGTGATGACAATTTGGATAAAG AAAGTGGTGATCGAAAGCTTGAGTGGACTGATcctaaagttgatgatttggttgACTTGCTAACTTATATGCAGAACTGGGAACCGTCGTATGTCCGACAGCACATGCTCCCTATGCTATCAACTATATATATGCGCAAAATGGCTTCATCTCCGTGTAAATCATTGCTTCTCTGTGACCAATATGAGTTCCATTCAATTCAGCGCATTAAGATAAAACATGGCCACCCTTACTACCTGGTCAAATGGAAGAGGACCACTGGTGGTATTGTTTCTGGTGGTGCGTCTCACAAGAAGCCAGAATTAGATGGGGAGAGTCACGCTGAGGTGGTGGTTttggacgatgacgaggaggaggaagaggaggaggaggcaacggtGAATATTGAATCTGCTGACTCGTTGGATGAGCCAGATCTGCCACAAGTACTCAGGGATGATGATCAAGTATTTCTATTGACTGATGAAGATATACAGCTCGTGAATGCTGCATTTCCTAATGAAGCACGGCAGTTTCAGGAAGCACAG AGGCTCAAAGAAGCAAAATCAAGATCACGGAAATCCAAGCTGAGCCAAGCAGAGAGCATGCTGGAGACACCAAAGGGTCCAAGACCCAGCGGGGTTCAGCTCAGCATCAAGGAGTTTTACCGGTCGAAGAAAGCGGCGGGAGACGAAGCCGGGAAGAAGCCGGTCATCGAGGGCGAGACGTCTACGTCGAGAGCTGGCTCGAGAAAATCACCACCGGTGGACCTGACAAAAAGGATGCCCAAGTCCCTGCGACGACGCTTGCTCTTCGACTGA